In Curtobacterium sp. MCPF17_002, one genomic interval encodes:
- a CDS encoding SIS domain-containing protein codes for MTIEQQTGTVGDHTTTESARVVLDHVAASVPVIASLVDHKDHIGDWADDIAARLVAGRRLLAAGNGGSAAEAQHLTSELTGRFDGDRPAYSAISLHAESSAVTAIGNDYGYEEVFARQVSAHARAGDVVVLLSTSGKSPNLLRAAQAARAVGARAIAMTGPRPNPLAEAVDDAICIEGPSANVQEAQLVLVHALCRAMEPALRRGGRR; via the coding sequence ATGACCATCGAGCAGCAGACCGGCACCGTCGGCGACCACACCACGACCGAGAGCGCGCGGGTCGTGCTCGACCACGTCGCGGCCTCCGTCCCGGTCATCGCGTCCCTCGTCGACCACAAGGACCACATCGGGGACTGGGCGGACGACATCGCCGCACGGCTCGTCGCCGGCCGACGCCTGCTCGCCGCGGGCAACGGCGGGTCGGCAGCCGAGGCCCAGCACCTCACGTCGGAGCTCACCGGCCGCTTCGACGGTGACCGCCCCGCGTACTCGGCCATCTCGTTGCACGCCGAGTCCTCCGCGGTCACGGCGATCGGGAACGACTACGGCTACGAGGAGGTCTTCGCCCGCCAGGTGTCGGCCCACGCCCGCGCCGGGGACGTGGTCGTCCTGCTCAGCACGAGCGGGAAGAGCCCGAACCTGCTCCGCGCGGCCCAAGCCGCACGTGCCGTCGGTGCCCGGGCCATCGCGATGACCGGACCGCGACCGAACCCCCTGGCCGAGGCGGTCGACGACGCGATCTGCATCGAGGGTCCGTCCGCGAACGTGCAGGAGGCGCAGCTCGTCCTCGTGCACGCGCTCTGTCGGGCGATGGAGCCGGCGCTCCGCCGAGGGGGTCGCCGATGA
- a CDS encoding PfkB family carbohydrate kinase: MTRDSTRTGAAGSASGARDSTRTGAAGSASGARDSTRRLRIAVVGDTLLDIDVSGTSERLSPDAPVPVVDVRTDDRRAGGAGLVATMLTRDGHDVTLVTVLGDDARSAEIRDLLPGVTVVAGPSGAPTPVKTRVRVADHALVRIDEGCGTPPVPDVTDAMLAALEDVDAVVVADYGRGVAAADALRDALGQASRRVPVVWDPHPKGAVPVRGTTVATPNSAEARRFTDLPGDGVPFATEAAAALVETWGVDAVAVTLGDRGALVASATEGNRFVPAPSVTAGDPCGAGDRLAAGVAVALARGADVAEAVTAGVSAASEYLAAGGVTALFADDGPAPVRVPGADRDAMRVVHDVRSAGGTVVATGGCFDLLHAGHARTLSAARALGDCLVVCLNSDDSVRALKGPDRPIMSQDDRVELLLALDCVDAVVVFDEHTPDEALRRFRPDVWAKGGDYTASELPETATLAEWGGRVVTVPFHPGRSTTRLAAALEHVG; the protein is encoded by the coding sequence ATGACGCGCGACAGCACCCGCACCGGCGCCGCTGGCAGCGCCAGCGGTGCCCGCGACAGCACCCGCACCGGCGCCGCTGGCAGCGCCAGCGGTGCCCGAGACAGCACCCGTCGTCTTCGCATCGCCGTCGTCGGCGACACCCTGCTCGACATCGACGTCTCCGGCACGAGCGAGCGGCTCAGCCCGGACGCCCCCGTGCCCGTCGTCGACGTCCGCACCGACGACCGCCGTGCCGGTGGTGCCGGCCTCGTCGCCACCATGCTCACCCGCGACGGGCACGACGTGACCCTCGTGACGGTGCTCGGCGACGACGCCCGTTCCGCGGAGATCCGCGACCTGCTGCCCGGGGTCACCGTCGTGGCCGGCCCGTCCGGGGCACCGACGCCCGTGAAGACCCGGGTCCGCGTCGCCGACCACGCCCTCGTCCGGATCGACGAGGGGTGCGGCACGCCGCCCGTGCCTGATGTCACCGACGCCATGCTCGCCGCGCTCGAGGACGTCGACGCGGTCGTCGTCGCCGACTACGGCCGCGGCGTCGCCGCCGCCGACGCGCTCCGGGACGCCCTCGGGCAGGCGTCCCGCCGGGTGCCCGTCGTCTGGGACCCGCACCCGAAGGGCGCCGTGCCCGTGCGCGGCACGACCGTCGCCACGCCGAACTCGGCCGAGGCGCGTCGCTTCACGGACCTGCCCGGCGACGGCGTGCCCTTCGCGACCGAGGCCGCCGCAGCACTCGTCGAGACCTGGGGTGTCGACGCCGTCGCCGTGACGCTCGGCGACCGCGGTGCCCTCGTCGCGAGCGCCACGGAGGGCAACCGCTTCGTGCCGGCGCCGTCCGTGACCGCCGGCGACCCGTGTGGTGCCGGTGACCGGCTCGCCGCCGGGGTCGCCGTCGCCCTCGCGCGCGGCGCCGACGTCGCCGAGGCCGTGACCGCCGGGGTGAGCGCCGCGTCGGAGTACCTCGCCGCCGGTGGCGTCACCGCGCTCTTCGCCGACGACGGTCCCGCTCCGGTGCGGGTCCCCGGTGCCGATCGTGACGCGATGCGCGTCGTGCACGACGTCCGGAGCGCCGGCGGCACGGTCGTCGCGACCGGCGGGTGCTTCGACCTGCTGCACGCCGGGCACGCCCGCACCCTGTCGGCCGCGCGGGCACTCGGTGACTGCCTGGTCGTGTGTCTCAACTCCGACGACTCGGTCCGCGCGCTGAAGGGCCCGGACCGGCCGATCATGAGCCAGGACGACCGCGTCGAGCTGCTCCTCGCGCTCGACTGCGTCGACGCCGTCGTGGTGTTCGACGAGCACACGCCTGACGAGGCCCTCCGCCGCTTCCGCCCGGACGTCTGGGCGAAGGGCGGCGACTACACCGCGAGCGAGCTGCCCGAGACCGCGACCCTCGCGGAGTGGGGCGGCCGTGTCGTCACGGTCCCGTTCCACCCGGGCCGGTCCACGACCCGCCTGGCTGCGGCGCTTGAGCACGTCGGCTGA